A stretch of the Rhizobium sullae genome encodes the following:
- a CDS encoding SDR family oxidoreductase, translated as MSDITLNAPKLFDLSGQVAIVTGAGSGIGQRIAIGLAQCGADVALLDRRTDDGLANTARHIQGAGRRAIQIAADVTSKSSLGEAVARTEAALGALTLAVNAAGIANANPAEEMEEDQYQTLMDINLKGVFLSCQAEARAMLKNGGGSIVNIASMSGVIVNRGLSQAHYNASKAGVIHMSKSMAMEWVGRGIRVNTISPGYTATPMNTRPEMVHQTKLFEEQTPMQRMATVDEMVGPAVFLLSNAASFVTGVDLLVDGGFCCW; from the coding sequence GTGTCCGACATCACTCTGAACGCCCCGAAGCTTTTCGATCTCAGCGGCCAGGTTGCCATCGTGACCGGAGCTGGAAGCGGGATTGGGCAGCGCATCGCCATAGGTCTCGCGCAGTGCGGCGCTGACGTCGCGCTGCTTGACCGCCGGACTGACGACGGATTGGCCAACACGGCTAGACACATTCAGGGCGCCGGCCGCCGCGCTATCCAGATCGCAGCTGATGTCACGAGCAAGTCGTCCCTCGGCGAGGCGGTAGCCCGCACCGAGGCCGCACTCGGCGCACTGACGCTTGCCGTCAACGCCGCCGGTATCGCCAACGCCAATCCCGCGGAAGAGATGGAAGAGGATCAGTACCAGACGTTGATGGACATCAACCTGAAAGGCGTCTTCCTTTCTTGTCAGGCCGAGGCGCGCGCCATGTTGAAGAACGGAGGCGGGTCCATCGTCAACATCGCTTCCATGTCCGGCGTGATCGTAAACCGGGGACTGAGCCAGGCGCACTATAACGCCTCCAAGGCCGGCGTGATCCACATGTCTAAGTCCATGGCGATGGAATGGGTCGGTCGCGGCATCCGTGTCAACACGATCTCGCCCGGATACACGGCAACGCCCATGAACACGCGTCCGGAGATGGTTCATCAGACCAAGCTCTTCGAAGAGCAGACGCCAATGCAGCGCATGGCAACGGTCGACGAAATGGTCGGTCCGGCGGTGTTCCTGCTGTCGAATGCGGCAAGCTTCGTAACCGGCGTCGATCTGCTTGTCGACGGCGGTTTCTGCTGCTGGTGA
- a CDS encoding glucose 1-dehydrogenase encodes MKRFENKTVVITGGSRGIGAAIAKRFAKEGANLVVSANEESVHAVAEQIKTDAGNAISFVGDVTDKASVKALYDAAENAYGVVDVSIQNAGVITIARIEDMTEGEWDKVMAVNTKGVFLCAQEAILRMRKHGRGGRIINTASGQARDGFIYTPHYAASKMGVVGITQSLAKEVATENITVNAFCPGIIETDMWAYNDQAWGKLLGNYGPGELMKQWVEGIPMKRAGSGEDVAGLVTFLASDDAAYITGQTINVDGGLIMS; translated from the coding sequence ATGAAACGCTTTGAGAACAAAACCGTGGTCATCACCGGAGGCAGCCGCGGCATCGGCGCTGCGATCGCCAAGCGCTTCGCAAAAGAAGGCGCCAATCTCGTCGTCTCCGCCAACGAAGAGTCGGTCCATGCAGTCGCCGAGCAGATCAAAACCGATGCTGGCAATGCTATCTCCTTCGTCGGAGACGTCACCGACAAAGCCAGCGTGAAGGCTCTCTACGACGCAGCAGAGAACGCTTACGGCGTTGTGGACGTGTCGATCCAGAACGCCGGCGTCATCACAATCGCCCGCATCGAAGACATGACGGAAGGTGAGTGGGACAAGGTCATGGCCGTTAACACCAAGGGCGTCTTCTTGTGCGCGCAGGAAGCAATTCTGCGCATGCGCAAGCATGGACGAGGTGGCCGTATCATCAACACCGCCTCCGGCCAAGCGCGCGACGGTTTCATCTACACGCCACACTACGCCGCTTCAAAGATGGGCGTTGTCGGGATCACCCAAAGCCTTGCCAAGGAAGTCGCGACCGAAAACATCACCGTCAACGCCTTCTGCCCGGGCATCATCGAAACCGATATGTGGGCTTATAACGATCAGGCGTGGGGGAAGCTCCTTGGGAACTATGGCCCTGGGGAACTCATGAAGCAATGGGTCGAAGGCATTCCGATGAAACGGGCCGGATCAGGTGAGGACGTCGCCGGTCTCGTCACTTTCCTCGCCAGCGACGATGCTGCCTACATCACCGGCCAGACGATCAACGTCGATGGCGGCCTGATCATGTCCTAG
- a CDS encoding FGGY-family carbohydrate kinase — protein MLAILAIDQGTTNSKAVLVSEKGEVLARGSAAVGISHPKPGWVEQEPNRLYTSVCEAIEVCLEAVPDVTIAAVAISNQRESVTVWDAETGKALGPVLSWQCRRTAPDCERLLAEGHLDRVQTLTGLPLDPMFPGSKFRWLLDRVPSGRSVRLGTIDSWLVHCLTGGRRHVCDASNAARSQLFDLQEQTWSKELGEIFGVDTELLPEVLDSSADFGSTQGLPGVPDGTPIRAAIGDSHAALFGHGAFKPGDGKVTFGTGSSVMTTLPGFIAPRNGITTTVAWRVGGTPTFAFEGNILVSAASLPWMTSILGLADVAAFVDLAATAEPGGPGFVPAFVGLGAPYWNSDARALFSQINFSTTRAQMARSVTDSIAFQVHDVIAAMRAQSGGELGALYVDGGPSQNLFLMQCVSNLIEHAVIQCEAPEASALGAAYLAGLSLGLWSDLGVIAGLPRSTQIINPEPVDRAALLNTWNDALARSTLRQTPAKGE, from the coding sequence ATGCTCGCTATTCTGGCGATCGATCAGGGCACGACCAATTCTAAGGCAGTTCTAGTTTCCGAAAAGGGAGAAGTCCTCGCTAGAGGCTCCGCGGCTGTCGGTATTTCGCATCCGAAGCCCGGCTGGGTCGAACAAGAACCAAACCGTCTCTACACCTCGGTTTGCGAGGCAATCGAAGTCTGCCTGGAAGCGGTCCCGGACGTGACCATTGCTGCTGTGGCAATTTCCAATCAGCGCGAGTCGGTTACCGTTTGGGATGCTGAGACCGGAAAAGCACTGGGACCCGTCCTAAGTTGGCAATGCAGGCGGACGGCGCCTGATTGCGAGCGTCTCCTCGCCGAGGGTCATCTTGATCGTGTGCAGACGCTCACCGGGCTTCCGCTGGATCCCATGTTTCCTGGCTCTAAGTTCCGGTGGCTGCTCGATCGGGTGCCAAGCGGCCGATCAGTTCGGCTGGGGACGATCGACAGTTGGCTGGTGCACTGCCTAACGGGTGGGCGCAGGCACGTCTGCGATGCCTCGAACGCCGCCAGGAGCCAGTTGTTCGACCTCCAGGAGCAGACATGGAGCAAGGAGCTCGGCGAAATTTTCGGCGTCGATACCGAACTCCTCCCGGAGGTGCTCGACAGCTCTGCCGATTTCGGGAGCACGCAGGGGCTGCCGGGCGTGCCGGACGGAACGCCCATCAGGGCGGCAATCGGGGACAGCCATGCGGCCCTGTTCGGTCACGGAGCGTTCAAACCTGGCGATGGAAAGGTAACCTTTGGAACGGGCTCTTCCGTGATGACGACGCTTCCAGGCTTCATCGCCCCGCGAAACGGTATCACGACCACCGTCGCTTGGCGCGTTGGCGGAACGCCGACGTTCGCATTTGAAGGCAACATCCTCGTGTCGGCAGCCAGCCTGCCGTGGATGACCAGCATCCTGGGACTTGCGGACGTCGCTGCATTCGTCGATCTCGCAGCAACCGCGGAACCGGGTGGACCGGGATTCGTGCCAGCCTTCGTCGGCTTGGGGGCACCATATTGGAATTCCGACGCGCGTGCTCTCTTCTCTCAGATCAATTTCAGTACGACGCGCGCGCAGATGGCGCGCTCGGTGACAGACTCGATTGCGTTCCAGGTCCACGACGTGATCGCGGCCATGCGCGCACAGAGCGGCGGCGAACTCGGCGCCCTCTATGTCGATGGTGGACCAAGCCAGAACCTCTTCCTGATGCAGTGCGTGTCGAATCTTATCGAACACGCCGTCATCCAGTGCGAGGCGCCCGAGGCGTCGGCTCTGGGAGCCGCATATTTGGCAGGGCTGTCACTTGGCCTGTGGAGCGATCTGGGGGTCATCGCAGGACTGCCCCGAAGCACGCAGATCATTAATCCAGAACCGGTGGACCGAGCAGCGCTCCTGAATACCTGGAATGATGCTCTCGCCCGCTCGACGTTGCGCCAAACACCGGCTAAAGGTGAATAA
- the tpiA gene encoding triose-phosphate isomerase, giving the protein MRKLIAGNWKMNGLASSLAEIEALKGLTGKAACDIVVCPPFTLIENAAKRSKDSTVIVGAQDCHPEASGARTGDISAGMLVDAGARFVILGHSERRASHNETDAIVASKAVAAHKAGLTTIICIGETRDERDDGKAIDVVGGQLRGSMPASAASSNMAIAYEPVWAIGTGLVPTIEEIEEVHSSIRQMLEERLGDDGRLVRILYGGSVKASNAAAIFRAANVDGALVGGASLKAAEFAEIISAAA; this is encoded by the coding sequence ATGCGAAAGTTGATTGCCGGCAACTGGAAAATGAACGGTCTCGCTTCCTCCCTGGCTGAGATCGAGGCGCTGAAGGGGCTCACGGGCAAGGCGGCGTGCGACATCGTCGTCTGCCCGCCCTTCACGCTGATCGAGAACGCCGCGAAGCGCTCGAAGGATTCGACCGTTATCGTCGGCGCTCAGGACTGCCACCCCGAGGCGTCCGGCGCCCGCACCGGAGACATCTCCGCGGGCATGCTCGTCGACGCGGGGGCACGCTTCGTAATTCTCGGCCATTCCGAACGCCGCGCGTCCCACAACGAAACAGATGCGATAGTCGCCAGCAAGGCCGTCGCGGCTCACAAGGCCGGACTGACCACGATCATTTGCATCGGCGAGACCCGCGATGAACGCGATGATGGAAAGGCGATCGATGTCGTGGGTGGACAGCTGCGAGGCTCAATGCCCGCGAGCGCCGCCAGCTCGAACATGGCGATCGCATATGAACCGGTCTGGGCCATTGGAACCGGCTTGGTTCCGACCATTGAGGAGATCGAGGAAGTGCATTCCTCGATAAGACAGATGCTTGAAGAGCGACTGGGCGATGATGGGCGCCTCGTGAGGATCCTTTACGGTGGTTCGGTGAAGGCTTCGAATGCAGCCGCCATCTTCCGCGCGGCAAATGTGGATGGAGCCTTGGTCGGAGGCGCATCGCTGAAGGCGGCAGAGTTCGCCGAGATCATTTCTGCAGCCGCTTGA
- a CDS encoding ABC transporter permease, whose product MVALDINEQRLSSGTWLSKLKGATGPLVGLLVLCVFLSFSTDAFLSVRNGLNILDQITVLGIMAVGMTFVILIGGIDLSVGSVLALAMMVMGWTANIAGLPLPVGIAFGLLASAVSGLIVGLLVTQFSVPAFIATLAMMSAARGVANMITDGQQIVGFPDWFMMLAIDRHFGVLTATVFLMLAVVLAAWLFLHFRSEGRMLYAVGGNPEVARLAGINVQLVTIGVYVVSAVLAGLAGIVLAARLDSVQPSSGFGYELDTIAAVVIGGTSLSGGAGGIGGTLIGVLIIGVLRNGLNLLNVSPFLQQVIIGIVIVLAVGAETIRRRRA is encoded by the coding sequence ATGGTGGCGCTCGACATCAATGAACAGAGACTTTCGTCCGGCACCTGGCTGAGCAAGCTCAAAGGCGCCACCGGTCCGCTCGTGGGGCTGCTCGTGCTGTGCGTCTTTCTGAGCTTCAGCACGGACGCGTTTCTTTCGGTCAGAAACGGTCTCAATATCCTCGATCAGATCACCGTCCTCGGTATCATGGCGGTCGGGATGACCTTCGTCATTCTGATTGGCGGCATTGACCTATCGGTCGGTTCGGTACTTGCCCTTGCGATGATGGTCATGGGCTGGACCGCCAACATCGCCGGTCTTCCGCTTCCCGTCGGGATCGCTTTCGGACTGCTCGCATCGGCCGTTTCGGGGCTGATCGTGGGCCTGCTGGTGACGCAGTTCAGCGTTCCGGCGTTCATCGCCACTCTGGCCATGATGTCTGCAGCTCGCGGCGTCGCAAACATGATCACAGACGGTCAACAGATCGTGGGATTCCCTGACTGGTTCATGATGCTCGCAATCGATCGTCATTTCGGCGTGCTGACGGCTACCGTCTTCCTGATGCTTGCCGTAGTCCTTGCAGCTTGGCTTTTCCTGCACTTCCGTTCCGAAGGTCGCATGCTCTACGCGGTGGGTGGAAATCCGGAGGTAGCGCGTCTGGCGGGTATCAACGTCCAGCTCGTGACGATCGGTGTCTATGTGGTGAGTGCAGTCCTCGCAGGACTAGCAGGCATCGTGCTCGCGGCTCGCCTGGACTCGGTCCAGCCGTCCAGTGGTTTTGGCTATGAGTTGGACACGATCGCTGCGGTCGTCATTGGTGGGACTTCGCTCTCCGGCGGCGCCGGCGGTATTGGGGGGACGCTGATCGGTGTTCTTATCATCGGTGTCCTTCGTAACGGGCTCAACCTTCTTAATGTCTCGCCGTTCCTTCAGCAGGTGATCATCGGCATCGTCATCGTACTTGCGGTGGGCGCGGAGACAATTCGTCGGCGTCGCGCCTGA
- a CDS encoding sugar ABC transporter substrate-binding protein encodes MKIARTMLASAALLGLTLGPVHAAELKKLGLAVANLQANFFNQIKQSVEDEAKKRGIEVVTVDAKGDGPTQVNQIQDLLTQNIDALIYIPAGAAAATVPVKLAKNAGVPVVNVDRNADGAPGDTFLATDSVASAKAVCDYILKQAGGKGKMVIIHGQKGTTPEVDRSKGCAESLKANPDVTVVAEQYSNIWSQDEGFQIMQNMLQANPDVSIVFAQADALALGAAQAIKVANPSQKIVVGGFDGDTAALEALSKGVFDVTATQQTQKMGRDAVENAAKLVAGEKIPPVQLMDATLTTKENVTGFIASHP; translated from the coding sequence ATGAAAATTGCGCGCACCATGCTCGCGTCTGCCGCACTGCTTGGTCTCACGCTCGGCCCCGTACACGCGGCGGAGCTGAAGAAGCTCGGCCTGGCCGTTGCTAACCTTCAGGCAAACTTCTTCAATCAGATCAAGCAGTCTGTCGAGGACGAAGCCAAGAAGCGTGGCATAGAAGTCGTCACCGTCGACGCGAAGGGCGACGGACCGACGCAGGTGAACCAGATCCAGGACCTTCTGACGCAGAACATCGACGCACTGATCTACATTCCGGCGGGGGCGGCCGCCGCGACTGTTCCGGTCAAGCTTGCCAAGAACGCCGGCGTCCCGGTGGTGAACGTCGACCGCAATGCTGACGGCGCGCCAGGCGACACTTTCCTTGCCACGGATTCCGTCGCGTCTGCCAAGGCCGTCTGCGACTACATTCTGAAGCAAGCCGGCGGCAAGGGCAAAATGGTCATCATCCATGGTCAGAAGGGCACGACGCCCGAAGTCGACCGCTCCAAGGGATGCGCTGAATCCCTTAAGGCCAATCCGGACGTGACGGTTGTCGCCGAGCAGTACTCGAACATCTGGAGCCAAGACGAAGGATTCCAGATCATGCAGAACATGCTGCAGGCAAATCCCGACGTCTCGATCGTGTTCGCACAGGCCGACGCGTTGGCGCTTGGCGCCGCGCAGGCAATCAAGGTCGCCAATCCCTCCCAGAAGATCGTGGTTGGGGGTTTCGACGGTGACACAGCAGCCCTCGAAGCGCTGAGCAAGGGTGTCTTCGACGTGACTGCGACGCAGCAGACGCAGAAGATGGGCCGCGATGCGGTGGAAAATGCCGCCAAGCTCGTCGCCGGAGAGAAGATACCTCCGGTGCAGCTCATGGACGCCACGCTGACGACCAAGGAAAACGTCACAGGCTTCATCGCGAGCCATCCGTAA
- a CDS encoding sugar-binding transcriptional regulator — MSRLNELRLISRVAQMYHIEGRRQAEIAQHLRLSQATVSRMLKRAEAEDIVRTSVIPPVGTYSELEGALRDKYDLPEAVVVECTEDRDGAIMARIGEAAAHLLEVTLAPGEIIGVSSWSQTIFKMVENIHPQKSAQAKYVVQTLGGMGDPSVQTHATQLTTRLARLTGAEPKLLPVQGVTTSREAKLLMQSDPFVRETMDLFGSITLAIVGVGAVEPSELLARSGNIFSSRELADLADAGAVGDISLRFFDMNGKAVKTPLDERVIGIPLEDLARVDRVIALAGGSKKAAAIAGALRLRVIDTLVTDKFTAQRLLEP; from the coding sequence ATGTCTCGCCTAAACGAACTCCGCCTCATTTCAAGAGTCGCCCAGATGTATCACATTGAGGGAAGGCGACAGGCGGAGATAGCGCAGCATCTTCGCCTGTCGCAGGCCACAGTTTCCCGAATGCTGAAGCGTGCCGAGGCAGAAGATATCGTCCGGACGAGCGTCATCCCTCCTGTCGGAACCTATAGCGAACTCGAGGGCGCGCTCCGAGATAAGTACGACCTGCCCGAGGCAGTTGTGGTGGAGTGTACGGAAGATCGCGACGGCGCCATCATGGCCCGGATCGGAGAAGCGGCAGCTCATCTCTTGGAGGTCACGCTCGCGCCCGGCGAGATCATCGGAGTTTCGAGTTGGAGTCAAACTATCTTCAAGATGGTCGAAAACATCCACCCTCAGAAGAGCGCGCAGGCGAAATACGTCGTTCAGACGCTCGGCGGCATGGGCGATCCATCAGTGCAAACGCACGCGACCCAACTTACTACACGGCTTGCGCGGCTGACCGGTGCGGAGCCTAAACTTCTTCCTGTGCAAGGTGTGACCACCTCGCGAGAGGCCAAGCTCCTCATGCAGTCCGATCCATTTGTCCGAGAGACGATGGACTTGTTTGGCAGCATCACACTTGCGATCGTCGGCGTCGGCGCGGTCGAACCCTCCGAGCTCCTCGCACGGTCGGGGAACATCTTTTCGTCGCGGGAGCTTGCTGATCTCGCGGATGCAGGTGCCGTCGGCGACATCTCGCTCCGATTCTTTGATATGAACGGCAAAGCGGTGAAGACGCCTCTGGATGAGCGTGTTATCGGTATCCCTCTTGAGGATCTTGCGCGGGTGGATCGTGTCATTGCCTTGGCGGGCGGCTCGAAAAAGGCGGCCGCTATTGCCGGCGCGCTACGACTTCGCGTCATAGACACGCTGGTGACCGACAAGTTCACCGCTCAGCGATTGCTCGAGCCGTAG
- a CDS encoding sugar ABC transporter ATP-binding protein, whose translation MTDPVLSLRGISKRYGPLQVLKNVSLDVYPGEVVALLGENGAGKSTLSGIIAGSRTPSEGSMTWLGQTYAPATPREAIDNGVVLIHQELQLLPQLSIAENVFIGRWPMTNGIVDRAQMVRRAQEQLARLNLHIPATRRVAGLSTANQQLIEIAKALALNAKLLILDEPTAALGGAETEALFEQVRKLRSEGVGIIYISHRMEEIKQITDRIVVLRDGERVQEFADSATPVRTIVESMVGRSLDRLFPALPVPTERPVLQVFGLSSPDNSFRDVTFDVKAGEILGIAGLVGAGRTELVRAISGADPISAGSIKLEGEELRLRDPADAIAKGIVMVPEDRKDQGLVVGHRIGENIIYANLDKLGGGWITPRVKRSFAERAVVKFGVKGRAEQYASDLSGGNQQKVVIAKWLMRDPKVVVLDEPTRGIDVGARAGIYDIIVNLAKQGVAVIVVSSDLEEVLGVSNRILVLAQGKQAGILDRDEANDVSVMELATI comes from the coding sequence GTGACTGATCCGGTTCTTTCCCTGAGGGGCATATCGAAGCGATATGGACCGCTCCAGGTTCTGAAGAATGTCAGCTTGGACGTCTATCCGGGCGAAGTGGTTGCACTTCTTGGTGAGAATGGAGCGGGCAAGTCAACGCTCTCCGGCATCATCGCCGGGTCACGCACGCCATCCGAAGGATCCATGACATGGCTGGGGCAGACTTATGCCCCGGCCACCCCAAGGGAGGCGATCGACAACGGCGTCGTCCTGATCCACCAGGAACTGCAACTCCTGCCGCAGCTCTCCATCGCAGAGAACGTCTTCATCGGACGCTGGCCCATGACGAACGGCATTGTCGACCGCGCCCAGATGGTCCGCCGCGCTCAGGAGCAGCTCGCGCGCCTGAACCTTCACATACCGGCAACGCGGAGGGTCGCCGGCCTTTCGACCGCAAATCAACAGCTCATCGAGATCGCGAAAGCGCTGGCTCTCAATGCAAAGCTCCTAATCCTTGACGAGCCGACCGCGGCCCTCGGTGGCGCGGAGACGGAAGCTCTCTTCGAACAGGTTCGGAAGCTTCGGTCGGAAGGCGTTGGCATCATCTACATCTCCCACCGCATGGAGGAGATTAAGCAGATCACTGACCGGATCGTCGTGCTTCGGGACGGGGAGCGTGTGCAGGAATTCGCCGACAGCGCGACGCCCGTGCGAACGATTGTCGAGAGCATGGTCGGACGCTCGCTCGACCGCCTGTTCCCGGCTCTGCCTGTTCCGACTGAGCGCCCGGTACTTCAGGTGTTCGGGCTGAGTTCTCCGGACAATTCGTTCCGCGACGTCACCTTCGACGTGAAGGCAGGCGAAATCCTTGGAATTGCCGGACTAGTCGGCGCCGGACGCACGGAACTTGTCCGTGCGATTTCGGGAGCGGATCCGATCAGTGCAGGCTCGATCAAGCTGGAAGGCGAAGAACTCAGGCTACGCGATCCTGCTGACGCGATCGCCAAGGGAATCGTAATGGTTCCGGAAGACCGCAAGGATCAGGGTCTGGTCGTCGGGCACCGGATCGGCGAGAACATTATCTACGCCAACCTTGACAAGCTGGGTGGGGGTTGGATTACGCCGCGCGTCAAGCGTTCGTTCGCGGAGAGGGCGGTTGTCAAGTTCGGCGTAAAGGGTCGTGCCGAGCAGTATGCTTCAGACCTGTCCGGCGGCAATCAGCAGAAGGTAGTCATCGCGAAGTGGCTCATGCGCGATCCGAAGGTCGTTGTACTCGACGAACCCACCAGAGGCATCGACGTCGGCGCCCGGGCGGGCATCTACGACATCATCGTCAATCTCGCAAAACAGGGCGTGGCGGTCATCGTCGTAAGCTCTGACCTCGAGGAAGTTCTCGGCGTCTCAAACCGCATCCTCGTGCTTGCCCAGGGCAAGCAGGCAGGCATTCTCGATCGTGACGAGGCAAACGACGTCTCGGTCATGGAGCTAGCTACAATCTAA
- a CDS encoding transketolase family protein yields the protein MNAPANTPKFYDCRDAFAATLEALAVTDDRIVAVCNDSVGSSKLGGFKSKFPDRLVNVGIAEQNMVGVSAGLANGGRLPFVCAAAPFLTGRSLEQIKADISYSNANVKLVGISSGMAYGELGPTHHSIEDFAWTRVLPNLPVIAPCDRIETAAAVQWAASYDGPCFLRLSRVGVPDLLPEGHKFELGKANLLRDGSDVTLIANGTLTHRMLKAAEILAERGIQARVLNLATVRPIDEDAIIAAAEETGAIVTAEEHSIFGGLGSAVAEVVVDNAPVPMKRLGVPGVYAPTGSAEFLLDEFGMAPSAIADAAQMLIKRK from the coding sequence ATGAACGCGCCGGCAAACACACCCAAATTTTACGACTGCCGCGATGCGTTCGCGGCGACCCTCGAGGCGCTCGCAGTGACCGATGACCGGATCGTCGCGGTGTGCAACGATTCTGTCGGTTCATCGAAGCTCGGCGGCTTTAAGTCGAAGTTTCCAGACCGGCTCGTCAACGTCGGCATTGCTGAACAGAACATGGTCGGCGTCAGCGCGGGACTCGCAAACGGCGGACGGCTGCCGTTTGTTTGCGCCGCCGCGCCTTTCTTGACAGGCCGCTCGCTTGAACAGATCAAGGCGGATATCTCTTACTCGAATGCGAATGTTAAGCTCGTTGGAATTTCCTCCGGAATGGCATATGGCGAGCTCGGTCCGACCCACCATTCGATCGAAGACTTCGCCTGGACGCGAGTCCTGCCGAACCTTCCGGTGATTGCTCCTTGCGATCGGATCGAGACTGCCGCTGCGGTGCAATGGGCGGCCTCCTACGACGGCCCCTGCTTCCTTCGCCTGTCACGCGTGGGTGTGCCTGACCTTCTGCCGGAAGGTCACAAGTTCGAGCTTGGCAAGGCAAACCTCCTGCGCGATGGTTCCGATGTCACGCTCATTGCGAATGGCACATTGACTCACCGTATGCTGAAAGCCGCGGAAATTCTCGCAGAACGCGGCATCCAGGCAAGAGTCCTCAACCTCGCGACTGTTCGCCCTATCGATGAGGATGCCATCATTGCCGCTGCTGAGGAAACTGGAGCGATCGTGACAGCAGAAGAGCATTCGATTTTCGGCGGGCTTGGCTCGGCAGTTGCCGAGGTAGTGGTCGACAACGCTCCCGTCCCGATGAAGCGCCTGGGCGTTCCGGGCGTCTATGCTCCGACCGGTTCGGCGGAGTTCCTTCTCGATGAGTTCGGCATGGCTCCATCGGCAATCGCGGACGCCGCCCAGATGCTCATCAAGCGCAAATAA
- a CDS encoding transketolase, producing MDIIELERVAREIRLRDLQAVFEAGAGHIGGEMSVIDILTALYFRVLNVWPDQAKHPDRDRFVLSKGHTACALYVTLAKRGFIPEEEISTFLQPHSRLNGHPNCNKVPGVETNTGPLGHGLPVAVGMAKAAKLSGAKYQTYVITGDGEMQEGSNWEALMAAAQFGLDNLTLIVDHNRFQQGASLADTNNVAPLRPKLEAFGWDVTEINGNSMDEIVPALEYRGSRPHGIVAHTNKGHGISFMQDRVDWHHKVPSKEQYDIAVAELSEAL from the coding sequence ATGGATATCATAGAACTTGAGCGCGTCGCTCGCGAGATCCGATTGCGTGACCTTCAGGCAGTCTTCGAAGCAGGTGCCGGCCATATCGGCGGAGAGATGTCGGTCATCGACATCTTGACGGCCCTTTATTTCCGCGTGCTGAACGTTTGGCCCGATCAGGCGAAGCACCCCGATCGGGACAGATTCGTTCTTTCCAAGGGGCATACGGCGTGCGCCCTGTACGTGACCCTGGCAAAGCGCGGCTTCATTCCGGAAGAGGAGATTTCCACCTTTCTGCAGCCGCACTCGAGACTGAACGGGCATCCCAACTGCAACAAGGTTCCAGGCGTCGAAACGAATACCGGTCCGCTCGGCCACGGTCTGCCAGTCGCTGTCGGCATGGCCAAGGCCGCCAAGCTCTCCGGAGCGAAGTATCAAACTTACGTCATCACCGGAGACGGCGAGATGCAGGAGGGTTCCAACTGGGAGGCTCTCATGGCGGCTGCCCAGTTTGGCCTCGACAATCTAACGCTGATCGTCGATCACAATCGCTTCCAGCAGGGCGCGTCCCTGGCTGATACGAACAACGTTGCGCCGCTGCGGCCGAAGCTTGAGGCGTTCGGCTGGGATGTGACCGAAATCAATGGCAACAGCATGGATGAAATCGTGCCTGCGTTGGAATATCGAGGCTCCCGTCCGCATGGCATCGTCGCCCACACCAACAAGGGCCATGGCATCTCATTCATGCAGGACCGTGTCGACTGGCATCATAAGGTGCCAAGCAAGGAACAGTATGACATCGCAGTAGCAGAACTTTCGGAGGCACTGTAA